TCTACTTCTTCATGGGTAGATGTCCGAGCGGTTTAAGGAGCACGCCTGGAACGCGTGTGTGGGGCAACTCACCGAGAGTTCGAATCTCTCTCTACCCGCCACTACTTACAAATAATCACAAACTTTTATCAACTTTTGCAAACATTGAGCCGCGATTTTAACTTTATTTTAAAGCCTTTATCCATAAAATTGCAAACTATTACAAACAATAGCAAACTATTATTATCACAACTTTTTAGCTGACTTTTGGCTGATTACATCCAAAAAAGTAGCTAAAAATATAAAAATAGTCAGCCAAAAAGGATTATAAATGCCTAAACTATCACGCCAACTCACGATCACGCAGTTTAAAAATTTAAAAGCCAAAGAGAAGCCATATTTTGTCAGTGACGGCGATAACCTACTGATTAAGATAATGCCAAACGGTACAAAATTTTTTATATATGAGTTTCGAGAAAATAGCAAGCGCCACCGCCTAACACTGGGCAAATATGATGGAATAAGCCTAAGTGAGGCAAGGGATAAAAGAAACGAGCTAAGATTAAAACTCAATCAAGGCGAGAGCCTAACGCAAACAGCAGAAAAAACAAAATTTAAAGTAGTATTTGAAGCGTGGTATAAAACAAAGGGGAAATTGAGTGAAAAACAGCAGTTTTGGATGAAAAGGCGGTTTGAAACGTTATTATTGCCAAAACTTGGCGAAATGGATATAAAAGAGATAAGCAGAAGAGACATAATATTCGCCATTAGCCCACTACTAGAGGATGAAAAACTAGAAACAGCCGATAGAGTGCTAAGTATATTAAACGGCTTTTTAAAATATGCTCTATTGCACGAGTATGTTGATCACAACATAATAGCGGATATTGACAAAAAGGCACTACTAGGGCGTAGAGAAGTTAGGCATTTTGCCTACCTAAAAAACGATGATGAGATAAGAGCCGTATTAATGGCGATAAGAGATTATTTTGGAGATATAAGAGTAAAAACGTGTGCGATATTTCAACTATACACCGCAGTAAGAGGACAAAATGCCAGAAATGCCAAATGGTCGCAGATAGATTTTGAAAATTGCGTTTGGCATATCCCAGCAAGTGAGATGAAAACGGCAAAGCCTCACGAAGTGTTTTTAAGTAAAAGTGTAATCAACCTATTAAAAACATATCGTGAGCGCTTGCCTTTAAAAAGTGAGTTAATTTTTCCGTCCATAAAATCAAACGTTGCTCCACTAAGTGACAATACTATCCGCATAATGCTTAGAAATTTGGGCTTTAACAAAGATATGGTAACGCCACACGGTTTTAGGGCTACATTTAGCACGATCGCCAACGAAAACATAGATAAGCACGGCTGCAATAGTGATGTTATCGAGCTTTGCCTCGCTCACGTTGAAAGTAACAAAGTTAAAGAGGCTTACAACCACGCTAAAAACCTAAAAGCAAGGGCTAGGCTCATGCAGTGGTGGAGCGATTATTTAGATAGTTTGGGTGGCTTTGCCTGATTTGTAGGCAGAAATAGAGTTTTGAGAATAATAAATTATCTTAGAGTTGATCTTGCTTGCTGTGATCTTGCCTGCTAGCACCAATCGCCTTAGGCTGATAGGCGATGTTAGCCCTAGCTCCTTTAAGGCTTCATCACGAGTAATAAATTTATCGCTCATTTTTTATCCTTTAAATTTCGCGGTAATCTAAACATCTTTATTGAACCTCCTTTTTTCTCGAGCAAAATATGCGCCTAAGCCTGCGTTTTTTAATTCTGGCGCCTTTAAAATTTCAAAGAGTTTTTCTAAGATTTCATCTACTTCTAGATCGGGAACATCCAAATCTATTTCAAATACAAGCCCTGTCTCCTCAGGCTTGAAGCGGCATCGGCTGCCTCTAAAAGAACGGCACACAATATAGATCTCAAACTCCCAATTAAAGCTGATGCTGCAAGATACGCGCGCATTTTTTGTTTGTATTTTGCTTATCCTGTCCCCCAAGAGGCTTAATTTTGCCAGCACCTCTCTTAAGTCACTAAGACACATAAAACTCTCCTTAAATAGTTTATTTTCCCCATATCCTAATCCACATATTTCCTCTACGGAAACACCTTTTGCATTCATCTTTTATCCTTTATATAATCTTTCAAATCTCGCAGAGCGTGCCGTAAAAAACGGACGTCACATTTAAAGAGCAAACCTTGTATTTGCTCAACTAATTTAGATTTTTCATTGTGTGCCTCGCAAAACGCCTCTAGGCTTGCAAGGGCTGTTAGGTGTTTTTCTTTTTCTGGGCTACTCATTGATTATCCTTTATAGCTTTTTCATAAGTTGTTTCAAAAATATTAGGCTTGCAAAAAATTAAGCTTTCTTTGCCTTAACTTTTATGACACCTTTTATTACACACAACTCTTTATCTTCATTTATATCTTTTAGACATTCTGCGCATAAATGGTCGTATTCGTTAATTCCAGTATATTCTTTAACTTCTTCACTAAATTCATATACCTTAACGTCGTCATCGCTTTGTGCGCCGCAGCTATCACATACGTATATAATACTCATTTTGTGTCCTTTAAAATTTCTGGATTTTCGTAAATATTGCCTACTACCACACAATCACTAGCTAAATTATTGTCTAGTTCTTCAGGCATAGCATTGGAGAAAGCTACATCAAAACCTGCTCGTAAGTTAGACCAGATTACTTCTCCTAAGCTTCCATTAGAGAACCGGGGAATATATCCATCATAAATCTCCACGCCGTTTTTGTCTTTTAGTCCAGTATATTGCATAAGCTCGACATCTCTTATTGGGGCTTCTATTTCGCCAAAACTACCAAAGCCCGCTAAAATGACGTATCCGCCTGAAAAACTTATCTCAAAGACCTCTCTCAAGATTTTCTTTTCCTTGTGCCACGCCATAAATTTAATCTCTCTCATTTACTATCCTTTAATTTTTTGTATGCTTCAAGTAGCCTTTCTCGCTCGTCTTGTTTGAGGCAAAAGTAATCGTAAGGCGAAAAATTTATCCAAGTTGGCGGTATGTCAAATTTTAAAAGTAATTTATTGAGACGTTGCAGATTTTTGTAGTCGTCTTTTTC
This is a stretch of genomic DNA from Campylobacter concisus. It encodes these proteins:
- a CDS encoding tyrosine-type recombinase/integrase — encoded protein: MPKLSRQLTITQFKNLKAKEKPYFVSDGDNLLIKIMPNGTKFFIYEFRENSKRHRLTLGKYDGISLSEARDKRNELRLKLNQGESLTQTAEKTKFKVVFEAWYKTKGKLSEKQQFWMKRRFETLLLPKLGEMDIKEISRRDIIFAISPLLEDEKLETADRVLSILNGFLKYALLHEYVDHNIIADIDKKALLGRREVRHFAYLKNDDEIRAVLMAIRDYFGDIRVKTCAIFQLYTAVRGQNARNAKWSQIDFENCVWHIPASEMKTAKPHEVFLSKSVINLLKTYRERLPLKSELIFPSIKSNVAPLSDNTIRIMLRNLGFNKDMVTPHGFRATFSTIANENIDKHGCNSDVIELCLAHVESNKVKEAYNHAKNLKARARLMQWWSDYLDSLGGFA
- a CDS encoding YopX family protein, encoding MREIKFMAWHKEKKILREVFEISFSGGYVILAGFGSFGEIEAPIRDVELMQYTGLKDKNGVEIYDGYIPRFSNGSLGEVIWSNLRAGFDVAFSNAMPEELDNNLASDCVVVGNIYENPEILKDTK